A single genomic interval of Lynx canadensis isolate LIC74 chromosome A2, mLynCan4.pri.v2, whole genome shotgun sequence harbors:
- the SYDE1 gene encoding LOW QUALITY PROTEIN: rho GTPase-activating protein SYDE1 (The sequence of the model RefSeq protein was modified relative to this genomic sequence to represent the inferred CDS: deleted 1 base in 1 codon), with protein sequence MAEPLLRKTFSRLRGREKLPRKKSDAKERGRPAQRPEPSPPEPEPHAPEKSQAGAEGPPSPEASRSPARGAYLQSLEPSSRRWVLGGAKPPEEAALGPRVPGSGEPAGEIWYNPIPEEDSRPLAPEPPGPQPGSAEPEGPASQGAAPASPPAKASRTKSPGPARRLSMKMKKLPDLRRRLSLRGTRAGRERERAAPEGSVISRYHLDSSVGAPGRAAGAGATRGPRAGYLSDGDSPERPAGPPSPTAFRPYEAGPPARAPPAALWGRLSLHLYGLGGLRPAPGATPRDLCCLLQVDGVARARTGPLRGGPDFLRLDHTFHLELEAARLLRALVLAWDPGVRRHRPCAQGTVLLPTVFRGCQAQQLAVRLEPQGLLYAKLTLSEQQEAPGTAEPRVFGLPLPLLVEREQPPGQVPLIIQKCVGQIERRGLRVVGLYRLCGSAAVKKELRDAFERDSAAVCLSEDLYPDINVITGILKDYLRELPTPLITQPLYQVVLEAMARGPPSRAPSSTEGTRGLLNCLPDVERATLTLLLDHLRLVSSFHAHNRMTPQNLAVCFGPVLLPARQSPARPRIRSSGPGPTNAVDFKRHIEVLHYLLQAWPDPRRPPEPPDVAPYVRPKRQPSLHLPLASPEVVTRPRGRGGPESPPSNRYAGDWSVCGRDFLPCGRDFLSGPDYEHVTGSCSEDEDEDAGEPAGATDFDDDFEAPFNPHLNLKDFDALILDLERELSKQINVCL encoded by the exons ATGGCCGAGCCGCTCCTCAGGAAAACCTTCTCCCGCTTGCGGGGCCGGGAGAAACTTCCCCGGAAAAAGTCGGACGCGAAGGAGCGCG gCCGGCCAGCCCAGCGCCCGGAGCCCAGTCCTCCAGAGCCAGAGCCCCACGCCCCCGAAAAGTcccaggctggggcagagggCCCCCCTAGCCCCGAGGCATCCCGGAGCCCAGCTCGGGGGGCCTacctgcagagcctggagcccagcagCCGCCGATGGGTGCTGGGTGGGGCCAAGCCACCAGAAGAGGCTGCTTTGGGGCCCAGGGTGCCCGGCAGCGGGGAGCCCGCGGGTGAGATCTGGTACAACCCTATCCCTGAGGAAGACTCCAGACCCCTGGCACCTGAGCCCCCGGGGCCACAGCCAGGCTCAGCGGAGCCAGAGGGCCCAGCCTCGCAAG GCGCGGCCCCTGCCAGCCCCCCAGCCAAAGCCTCCCGCACGAAGTCCCCCGGCCCAGCCAGGCGCCTCTCCATGAAGATGAAGAAGCTGCCTGACCTTCGGCGCCGCCTGAGCCTGCGGGGCACCCGGGCGGGCCGCGAGCGAGAGAGGGCCGCCCCCGAGGGCTCCGTCATCAGCCGCTACCACCTGGACAGCAGTGTGGGGGCCCCTGGCCGGGcggcaggggctggggccacaCGGGGCCCTCGGGCCGGTTACCTCAGTGACGGGGACTCTCCGGAGCGCCCAGCGGGGCCCCCATCGCCCACTGCCTTCCGGCCCTACGAGGCGGGCCCCCCAGCCCGAGCGCCGCCCGCCGCACTCTGGGGCCGCCTCAGCCTACACTTGTACGGGCTGGGGGGGCTGCGGCCGGCACCTGGGGCCACCCCCAGAGACCTGTGCTGCCTACTGCAGGTGGATGGGGTGGCCCGGGCCCGAACGGGGCCGCTGAGG GGGGGGCCCGACTTCCTGCGGCTGGACCACACCTTCCACCTGGAGCTCGAGGCTGCCCGGCTGCTGCGGGCCCTGGTGCTGGCATGGGACCCCGGTGTTCGGCGACACCGGCCCTGTGCCCAGGGCACTGTGCTGCTACCCACGGTCTTCCGAG GGTGCCAGGCCCAGCAACTGGCCGTGCGCCTGGAGCCCCAGGGGCTGCTGTATGCCAAGCTGACCCTGTCAGAGCAGCAGGAAGCACCAGGCACAGCTGAGCCCCGCGTCTTTGGGCTGCCCCTGCCGCTGCTGGTGGAGCGGGAACAGCCCcccggccaggtgcccctcatcatcCAGAAGTGCGTTGGGCAGATCGAGCGCCGAGGGCTGCGG GTAGTGGGGCTCTACCGCCTGTGTGGCTCGGCAGCTGTCAAGAAAGAACTTCGGGATGCCTTTGAGCGGGACAGTGCAGCCGTCTGCCTCTCCGAGGACCTGTATCCCGATATCAATGTCATCACTG GCATCCTCAAGGATTATCTTCGGGAGTTGCCCACCCCGCTCATCACCCAGCCCCTCTATCAGGTGGTGCTGGAAGCCATGGCCCGAGGACCCCCAAGCAGGGCGCCCTCCAGCACTGAGGGCACCCGTGGGCTCCTCAACTGCCTGCCGGATGTGGAGAGG GCCACGCTGACGCTTCTCCTGGACCACCTGCGCCTCGTCTCCTCCTTCCACGCCCACAATCGCATGACCCCGCAGAACCTGGCCGTATGCTTCGGTCCCGTGCTGCTACCGGCGCGCCAGTCACCCGCCAGGCCCCGCATCCGGAGCTCTGGCCCGGGCCCCACCAACGCTGTGGACTTCAAGCGCCACATCGAGGTGCTGCACTACCTGCTGCAGGCCTGGCCAG ATCCCCGCAGGCCCCCGGAGCCTCCGGACGTCGCCCCGTACGTGCGCCCCAAACGGCAGCCGTCGCTGCACTTGCCACTCGCCAGCCCCGAGGTGGTGACTCGGCCCCGCGGCCGGGGCGGCCCCGAAAGCCCCCCGAGTAACCGCTACGCGGGTGACTGGAGCGTTTGCGGGCGGGACTTCCTGCCGTGCGGGCGGGACTTTTTGTCCGGTCCGGACTACGAGCACGTGACGGGCAGCTGCAgcgaggacgaggacgaggacgcGGGCGAGCCGGCGGGCGCCACTGACTTCGACGATGACTTCGAGGCGCCCTTCAACCCGCACCTGAACCTCAAAGACTTCGACGCCCTCATCCTGGACCTGGAGAGAGAGCTCTCCAAGCAGATAAACGTGTGCCTCTGA